A single Lactuca sativa cultivar Salinas chromosome 8, Lsat_Salinas_v11, whole genome shotgun sequence DNA region contains:
- the LOC111906303 gene encoding TMV resistance protein N isoform X2, which translates to MSMASSSSSPSDVTFSSEVWKYHVFLSFRGEDTRKTFVDHLYTALEEQGIYTYKDDETLPRGESIGPSLEKAIEESQIAVIIFSKNYADSSWCLDELVHIMKCKDARNQIVMPVFYNVDPAEVRKQKRKYREAFAKHALENNKKVESWKKALVDASNISGWEPEHIANGHESKCIKTIVDTISRRLHPITSSVDDNLVGVEARMQRLISQIGFGGKRMIGIWGVGGGGKTTLASSIYDEISSMFDGCCFLKNIREESSNKDGLENLQAEILSGVLKQEKLEVRRVEEGRCMLKDRLQYRKVLIVLDDVDNLDQLEELAGSRDWFGEGSRIIITTRDEHVLTGDKVDVIHNINLLNNDEAMKLFYKHAPRGHRRIEDYERLSKDVVSYSGGLPLALRVLGRFLCDKEMNEWRSALARLKEIPDANILEKLKISFDGLTPLERELFLDIACFFRRRLKDEESLMILDVCGYHPVIGIKVLVQKALIVISEDGRFDMHDLVQEMAHYIVRRKHPKNPEKHSRVWKKEDILKICAMDVMTNLDKIEAIYGRWCRSDESQRVLQVATNMKKLRWIYLANRMTRVMDERKVNGGTLPLIIVPEHFPPRELCCLTFNWLNAKQLWEGNKSFTLCQLEAWLAEYKVRRGATRTVEVEEIDDNDDSCGLCGDGGELICCDNCPSTSHLTCLCVQELPEGNALVGFVGMWSMSQ; encoded by the exons ATGTCGATggcatcttcatcatcttctccttccGATGTGACCTTTTCTTCTGAGGTGTGGAAGTATCATGTTTTTCTTAGTTTTAGAGGAGAAGATACCCGTAAGACTTTTGTTGATCATCTCTACACAGCTCTTGAAGAACAAGGGATCTACACTTACAAGGACGATGAAACACTTCCTCGGGGTGAATCAATCGGCCCATCCCTTGAGAAGGCTATTGAAGAATCACAAATTGCTGTCATCATATTCTCTAAAAACTATGCAGATTCTTCATGGTGCTTAGATGAACTTGTACATATAATGAAATGCAAGGATGCGAGAAACCAAATTGTGATGCCCGTATTTTACAATGTTGATCCAGCAGAAGTTCGAAAACAAAAACGAAAATACAGAGAAGCATTCGCCAAACATGCGTTGGAGAACAACAAGAAGGTTGAATCTTGGAAAAAAGCACTTGTGGATGCAAGTAACATTTCTGGATGGGAACCAGAGCATATTGCGAACGG GCATGAGTCCAAATGCATCAAAACAATTGTTGACACAATTTCACGTAGGTTGCATCCCATAACTTCAAGTGTGGATGACAACCTGGTTGGAGTAGAGGCCCGCATGCAACGATTGATATCACAAATTGGTTTTGGTGGTAAGAGAATGATTGGAATATGGGGGGTTGGGGGTGGCGGTAAGACTACACTTGCCTCTTCAATCTATGATGAAATCTCTAGCATGTTTGATGGTTGTTGCTTTCTAAAAAATATCCGGGAGGAATCAAGTAATAAAGACGGTTTGGAAAATCTGCAAGCAGAAATTCTTTCTGGGGTTTTGAAACAAGAGAAACTAGAGGTAAGGAGAGTTGAAGAAGGAAGGTGCATGTTAAAGGATAGGTTACAATATAGAAAAgtcttgattgttcttgatgaTGTTGACAACCTTGACCAACTAGAAGAGTTAGCTGGATCACGTGATTGGTTCGGTGAAGGAAGCCGAATCATAATCACAACTAGAGATGAGCATGTATTAACCGGAGACAAAGTAGATGTGATACACAATATTAACTTGTTAAACAATGATGAGGCGATGAAGCTCTTTTACAAGCATGCACCCCGGGGTCACAGGCGTATAGAAGATTATGAGAGGCTTTCAAAAGATGTGGTTTCTTATTCTGGCGGGCTCCCATTAGCACTTAGAGTTCTGGGTCGTTTTCTATGTGATAAAGAGATGAATGAGTGGAGGAGTGCCTTGGCTAGATTGAAAGAAATTCCAGATGCTAATATTTTGGAAAAGCTAAAAATCAGCTTTGATGGACTTACGCCCCTGGAGAGAGAGTTGTTCCTAGACATTGCATGTTTCTTCAGGCGGCGGTTAAAAGATGAAGAGAGTCTGATGATACTTGATGTTTGTGGTTATCATCCTGTTATAGGCATAAAGGTGTTGGTCCAAAAGGCTCTCATAGTTATTTCAGAAGATGGAAGGTTTGATATGCATGATTTGGTACAAGAAATGGCACATTACATTGTTAGAAGGAAACACCCCAAGAATCCTGAAAAACATAGTAGAGTTTGGAAGAAGGAAGACATTCTAAAAATATGTGCTATGGATGTAATGACG AACCTTGACAAGATTGAGGCTATATATGGTCGGTGGTGTAGGAGTGACGAATCACAACGTGTTCTCCAGGTCGCTACAAACATGAAGAAACTTCGGTGGATTTATTTGGCTAATAGAATGACACGTGTAATGGATGAAAGAAAAGTTAATGGGGGTACACTTCCATTAATCATAGTGCCAGAACATTTTCCACCAAGGGAGCTTTGTTGTCTAACATTCAACTGGCTCAATGCAAAACAACTTTGGGAGGGTAACAAG TCGTTCACTTTGTGCCAGCTGGAAGCTTGGTTAGCTGAGTATAAGGTTAGGAGAGGTGCCACGCGCACTGTTGAGGTGGAGGAAATTGATGATAATGATGACAGTTGTGGGCtttgtggtgatggtggtgagttGATTTGCTGTGATAATTGCCCCTCAACTTCTCATCTAACATGCTTATGTGTACAG GAGCTACCTGAAGGCAATGCTCTTGTTGGATTTGTGGGAATGTGGTCAATGTCTCAATGA
- the LOC111906303 gene encoding TMV resistance protein N isoform X3 — MSMASSSSSPSDVTFSSEVWKYHVFLSFRGEDTRKTFVDHLYTALEEQGIYTYKDDETLPRGESIGPSLEKAIEESQIAVIIFSKNYADSSWCLDELVHIMKCKDARNQIVMPVFYNVDPAEVRKQKRKYREAFAKHALENNKKVESWKKALVDASNISGWEPEHIANGHESKCIKTIVDTISRRLHPITSSVDDNLVGVEARMQRLISQIGFGGKRMIGIWGVGGGGKTTLASSIYDEISSMFDGCCFLKNIREESSNKDGLENLQAEILSGVLKQEKLEVRRVEEGRCMLKDRLQYRKVLIVLDDVDNLDQLEELAGSRDWFGEGSRIIITTRDEHVLTGDKVDVIHNINLLNNDEAMKLFYKHAPRGHRRIEDYERLSKDVVSYSGGLPLALRVLGRFLCDKEMNEWRSALARLKEIPDANILEKLKISFDGLTPLERELFLDIACFFRRRLKDEESLMILDVCGYHPVIGIKVLVQKALIVISEDGRFDMHDLVQEMAHYIVRRKHPKNPEKHSRVWKKEDILKICAMDVMTNLDKIEAIYGRWCRSDESQRVLQVATNMKKLRWIYLANRMTRVMDERKVNGGTLPLIIVPEHFPPRELCCLTFNWLNAKQLWEGNKELPEGNALVGFVGMWSMSQ, encoded by the exons ATGTCGATggcatcttcatcatcttctccttccGATGTGACCTTTTCTTCTGAGGTGTGGAAGTATCATGTTTTTCTTAGTTTTAGAGGAGAAGATACCCGTAAGACTTTTGTTGATCATCTCTACACAGCTCTTGAAGAACAAGGGATCTACACTTACAAGGACGATGAAACACTTCCTCGGGGTGAATCAATCGGCCCATCCCTTGAGAAGGCTATTGAAGAATCACAAATTGCTGTCATCATATTCTCTAAAAACTATGCAGATTCTTCATGGTGCTTAGATGAACTTGTACATATAATGAAATGCAAGGATGCGAGAAACCAAATTGTGATGCCCGTATTTTACAATGTTGATCCAGCAGAAGTTCGAAAACAAAAACGAAAATACAGAGAAGCATTCGCCAAACATGCGTTGGAGAACAACAAGAAGGTTGAATCTTGGAAAAAAGCACTTGTGGATGCAAGTAACATTTCTGGATGGGAACCAGAGCATATTGCGAACGG GCATGAGTCCAAATGCATCAAAACAATTGTTGACACAATTTCACGTAGGTTGCATCCCATAACTTCAAGTGTGGATGACAACCTGGTTGGAGTAGAGGCCCGCATGCAACGATTGATATCACAAATTGGTTTTGGTGGTAAGAGAATGATTGGAATATGGGGGGTTGGGGGTGGCGGTAAGACTACACTTGCCTCTTCAATCTATGATGAAATCTCTAGCATGTTTGATGGTTGTTGCTTTCTAAAAAATATCCGGGAGGAATCAAGTAATAAAGACGGTTTGGAAAATCTGCAAGCAGAAATTCTTTCTGGGGTTTTGAAACAAGAGAAACTAGAGGTAAGGAGAGTTGAAGAAGGAAGGTGCATGTTAAAGGATAGGTTACAATATAGAAAAgtcttgattgttcttgatgaTGTTGACAACCTTGACCAACTAGAAGAGTTAGCTGGATCACGTGATTGGTTCGGTGAAGGAAGCCGAATCATAATCACAACTAGAGATGAGCATGTATTAACCGGAGACAAAGTAGATGTGATACACAATATTAACTTGTTAAACAATGATGAGGCGATGAAGCTCTTTTACAAGCATGCACCCCGGGGTCACAGGCGTATAGAAGATTATGAGAGGCTTTCAAAAGATGTGGTTTCTTATTCTGGCGGGCTCCCATTAGCACTTAGAGTTCTGGGTCGTTTTCTATGTGATAAAGAGATGAATGAGTGGAGGAGTGCCTTGGCTAGATTGAAAGAAATTCCAGATGCTAATATTTTGGAAAAGCTAAAAATCAGCTTTGATGGACTTACGCCCCTGGAGAGAGAGTTGTTCCTAGACATTGCATGTTTCTTCAGGCGGCGGTTAAAAGATGAAGAGAGTCTGATGATACTTGATGTTTGTGGTTATCATCCTGTTATAGGCATAAAGGTGTTGGTCCAAAAGGCTCTCATAGTTATTTCAGAAGATGGAAGGTTTGATATGCATGATTTGGTACAAGAAATGGCACATTACATTGTTAGAAGGAAACACCCCAAGAATCCTGAAAAACATAGTAGAGTTTGGAAGAAGGAAGACATTCTAAAAATATGTGCTATGGATGTAATGACG AACCTTGACAAGATTGAGGCTATATATGGTCGGTGGTGTAGGAGTGACGAATCACAACGTGTTCTCCAGGTCGCTACAAACATGAAGAAACTTCGGTGGATTTATTTGGCTAATAGAATGACACGTGTAATGGATGAAAGAAAAGTTAATGGGGGTACACTTCCATTAATCATAGTGCCAGAACATTTTCCACCAAGGGAGCTTTGTTGTCTAACATTCAACTGGCTCAATGCAAAACAACTTTGGGAGGGTAACAAG GAGCTACCTGAAGGCAATGCTCTTGTTGGATTTGTGGGAATGTGGTCAATGTCTCAATGA
- the LOC111906303 gene encoding TMV resistance protein N isoform X1: protein MSMASSSSSPSDVTFSSEVWKYHVFLSFRGEDTRKTFVDHLYTALEEQGIYTYKDDETLPRGESIGPSLEKAIEESQIAVIIFSKNYADSSWCLDELVHIMKCKDARNQIVMPVFYNVDPAEVRKQKRKYREAFAKHALENNKKVESWKKALVDASNISGWEPEHIANGHESKCIKTIVDTISRRLHPITSSVDDNLVGVEARMQRLISQIGFGGKRMIGIWGVGGGGKTTLASSIYDEISSMFDGCCFLKNIREESSNKDGLENLQAEILSGVLKQEKLEVRRVEEGRCMLKDRLQYRKVLIVLDDVDNLDQLEELAGSRDWFGEGSRIIITTRDEHVLTGDKVDVIHNINLLNNDEAMKLFYKHAPRGHRRIEDYERLSKDVVSYSGGLPLALRVLGRFLCDKEMNEWRSALARLKEIPDANILEKLKISFDGLTPLERELFLDIACFFRRRLKDEESLMILDVCGYHPVIGIKVLVQKALIVISEDGRFDMHDLVQEMAHYIVRRKHPKNPEKHSRVWKKEDILKICAMDVMTNLDKIEAIYGRWCRSDESQRVLQVATNMKKLRWIYLANRMTRVMDERKVNGGTLPLIIVPEHFPPRELCCLTFNWLNAKQLWEGNKCLPNLRFIKLQNLKNLIMTPDFDGLPNLQSFMVNGSPLLEDIHPSFRRLEKLVCVEISCCKNLKMVPPIARSMKLETLVLSRCRDLSKIQQSMKNFLLHKMNHIGCLRKLDLSESNLADGDIGSVAVWELPSLHELYLQGNKFVQLNFSLLRVPQLQYLNISECYTTRKFPFNDQLLVTT, encoded by the exons ATGTCGATggcatcttcatcatcttctccttccGATGTGACCTTTTCTTCTGAGGTGTGGAAGTATCATGTTTTTCTTAGTTTTAGAGGAGAAGATACCCGTAAGACTTTTGTTGATCATCTCTACACAGCTCTTGAAGAACAAGGGATCTACACTTACAAGGACGATGAAACACTTCCTCGGGGTGAATCAATCGGCCCATCCCTTGAGAAGGCTATTGAAGAATCACAAATTGCTGTCATCATATTCTCTAAAAACTATGCAGATTCTTCATGGTGCTTAGATGAACTTGTACATATAATGAAATGCAAGGATGCGAGAAACCAAATTGTGATGCCCGTATTTTACAATGTTGATCCAGCAGAAGTTCGAAAACAAAAACGAAAATACAGAGAAGCATTCGCCAAACATGCGTTGGAGAACAACAAGAAGGTTGAATCTTGGAAAAAAGCACTTGTGGATGCAAGTAACATTTCTGGATGGGAACCAGAGCATATTGCGAACGG GCATGAGTCCAAATGCATCAAAACAATTGTTGACACAATTTCACGTAGGTTGCATCCCATAACTTCAAGTGTGGATGACAACCTGGTTGGAGTAGAGGCCCGCATGCAACGATTGATATCACAAATTGGTTTTGGTGGTAAGAGAATGATTGGAATATGGGGGGTTGGGGGTGGCGGTAAGACTACACTTGCCTCTTCAATCTATGATGAAATCTCTAGCATGTTTGATGGTTGTTGCTTTCTAAAAAATATCCGGGAGGAATCAAGTAATAAAGACGGTTTGGAAAATCTGCAAGCAGAAATTCTTTCTGGGGTTTTGAAACAAGAGAAACTAGAGGTAAGGAGAGTTGAAGAAGGAAGGTGCATGTTAAAGGATAGGTTACAATATAGAAAAgtcttgattgttcttgatgaTGTTGACAACCTTGACCAACTAGAAGAGTTAGCTGGATCACGTGATTGGTTCGGTGAAGGAAGCCGAATCATAATCACAACTAGAGATGAGCATGTATTAACCGGAGACAAAGTAGATGTGATACACAATATTAACTTGTTAAACAATGATGAGGCGATGAAGCTCTTTTACAAGCATGCACCCCGGGGTCACAGGCGTATAGAAGATTATGAGAGGCTTTCAAAAGATGTGGTTTCTTATTCTGGCGGGCTCCCATTAGCACTTAGAGTTCTGGGTCGTTTTCTATGTGATAAAGAGATGAATGAGTGGAGGAGTGCCTTGGCTAGATTGAAAGAAATTCCAGATGCTAATATTTTGGAAAAGCTAAAAATCAGCTTTGATGGACTTACGCCCCTGGAGAGAGAGTTGTTCCTAGACATTGCATGTTTCTTCAGGCGGCGGTTAAAAGATGAAGAGAGTCTGATGATACTTGATGTTTGTGGTTATCATCCTGTTATAGGCATAAAGGTGTTGGTCCAAAAGGCTCTCATAGTTATTTCAGAAGATGGAAGGTTTGATATGCATGATTTGGTACAAGAAATGGCACATTACATTGTTAGAAGGAAACACCCCAAGAATCCTGAAAAACATAGTAGAGTTTGGAAGAAGGAAGACATTCTAAAAATATGTGCTATGGATGTAATGACG AACCTTGACAAGATTGAGGCTATATATGGTCGGTGGTGTAGGAGTGACGAATCACAACGTGTTCTCCAGGTCGCTACAAACATGAAGAAACTTCGGTGGATTTATTTGGCTAATAGAATGACACGTGTAATGGATGAAAGAAAAGTTAATGGGGGTACACTTCCATTAATCATAGTGCCAGAACATTTTCCACCAAGGGAGCTTTGTTGTCTAACATTCAACTGGCTCAATGCAAAACAACTTTGGGAGGGTAACAAG TGTCTACCAAACTTGAGATTTATCAaacttcagaacctgaagaaCCTAATCATGACACCAGATTTTGATGGGCTTCCAAATCTTCAATCATTCATGGTTAATGGATCTCCGCTTTTAGAAGATATTCATCCATCATTTAGACGTTTGGAAAAGCTTGTTTGCGTGGAGATAAGTTGTTGTAAAAATCTTAAGATGGTTCCACCCATTGCCCGGTCGATGAAACTCGAGACCCTTGTACTCTCAAGGTGCAGGGATCTTTCAAAGATCCAACAAAGCATGAAGAATTTTCTACTTCACAAGATGAACCACATAGGATGCTTAAGAAAGCTGGATCTCAGCGAGTCCAATTTGGCAGATGGAGACATCGGATCGGTTGCTGTTTGGGAGTTACCCAGCTTGCATGAACTCTATCTACAAGGAAATAAATTTGTACAGTTGAATTTTAGTCTCTTGCGAGTTCCTCAGCTCCAATATCTCAACATATCAGAATGCTACACTACAAGAAAATTCCCTTTTAATGACCAATTATTAGTGACCACCTAA
- the LOC111906302 gene encoding uncharacterized protein LOC111906302, giving the protein MGSSRKLQGEIDRVLKKVQEGVDVFDSTWNKVYYTDNAYEKDKFEADLKKEIKKLQRYRDQIKIWLQSSEIKDKVSASYEQVLKDARKLIERGMERYRICEKESKRKAFSKEGLGKQPKTAQNDKDKSETREWLNDTVSELEFQIDSFEAKMEELFVRKGKARLPRLTHLGSSIARHKAHIMKLELILRLLDNDELSPEQVDDDKDFIDDYVERNQEDFDEFGDVDILYTTLSLDKIEVLEDLVTIRLPGLVKEDLVDTSLNPIEDPIILRDLSQLKIPLRNLVMETNNFNEEYIIAKGGFGMVYKAKNEHGTIAVKKLDPRSYQGGHEFMMEIALLSAYT; this is encoded by the exons ATGGGATCCAGTAGAAAGCTTCAAGGGGAGATCGATCGAGTTCTAAAGAAAGTTCAGGAAGGTGTTGATGTTTTCGACAGCACTTGGAACAAG GTTTACTATACTGACAATGCCTATGAGAAGGATAAGTTTGAGGCCGATTTGAAGAAGGAGATTAAGAAACTTCAAAGGTACAGGGACCAGATTAAGATATGGTTACAGTCTAGCGAGATCAAGGATAAG GTTAGTGCCTCTTATGAGCAGGTTCTGAAGGATGCTCGCAAGCTTATTGAGCGAGGAATGGAACGCTATAGGATTTGTGAAAAGGAGTCAAAGAGAAAAGCTTTCTCTAAGGAAGGTCTGGGAAAGCAGCCTAAAACG GCTCAAAATGATAAAGACAAGTCAGAGACTAGAGAGTGGTTGAACGATACG GTGTCTGAGTTGGAATTTCAAATCGATAGCTTTGAGGCTAAGATGGAGGAGCTATTCGTAAGGAAAGGAAAAGCAAGACTTCCGAGACTG ACTCATTTAGGATCATCAATTGCTAGGCACAAGGCTCATATAATGAAGCTAGAGTTGATATTGAGGTTGCTAGATAATGATGAATTGAGTCCTGAGCAAGTCGACGACGATAAAGACTTCATTGATGACTATGTGGAACGAAATCAG GAggattttgatgagtttggtgatGTTGATATACTATATACCACCTTATCTCTGGACAAAATAGAGGTGCTTGAAGATCTAGTTACCATTAGGCTACCTGGCCTCGTTAAG GAAGACCTTGTTGATACAAGTTTAAATCCTATTGAAGACCCCATTATACTTCGAGATTTGTCGCAGTTGAAGATTCCTCTACGAAATTTAGTTATGGAAACCAACAACTTCAATGAAGAATATATCATCGCGAAGGGTGGATTTGGGATGGTGTATAAAGCCAAAAATGAACATGGCACAATTGCAGTAAAGAAGTTGGATCCGAGGTCTTATCAAGGAGGCCATGAATTCATGATGGAGATTGCATTGCTTTCGGCTTACACATAA